From the genome of Scytonema hofmannii PCC 7110, one region includes:
- a CDS encoding N-acetylmuramoyl-L-alanine amidase family protein, whose product MKICIDPGHGGIDPGAIGKKPFVLNEKDVTLSISLLLKKELEAKGHTVFLTRDTDIFVSLSNRAILANEKKVDIFISIHCNSFTSQASEGIETWIFPGSTEGRKLGESVQKSLALNFPGNKNRGIKEGNFQVLRETEMPAILVECEFLSNPTQLQFLSDNNNQEKIAKAITSGIEEYNK is encoded by the coding sequence ATGAAAATATGTATCGATCCAGGACACGGTGGAATAGATCCCGGAGCCATTGGTAAAAAGCCATTTGTATTGAATGAAAAAGATGTTACTTTATCTATTTCTTTGTTATTGAAAAAAGAACTAGAAGCAAAAGGACATACAGTTTTTCTAACAAGAGATACAGATATTTTTGTGTCGTTAAGTAACAGAGCTATATTGGCAAATGAAAAAAAAGTAGACATTTTTATTAGTATCCACTGTAATTCGTTTACTAGTCAAGCATCTGAAGGTATCGAAACATGGATATTCCCAGGTTCAACTGAAGGGCGAAAACTAGGAGAATCTGTACAAAAGAGTTTGGCTCTAAATTTTCCAGGTAACAAGAATCGAGGAATTAAAGAAGGAAATTTTCAAGTCTTAAGGGAGACAGAAATGCCAGCTATTTTAGTAGAATGTGAATTTCTTAGTAATCCGACACAACTCCAATTCTTGTCAGACAATAACAATCAAGAAAAAATTGCAAAAGCAATTACGTCGGGTATAGAAGAGTACAACAAATAA
- a CDS encoding IS607 family transposase — protein sequence MDEYITPGEAARILGVHPQSLRRWEKEEKITAYRTPGNQRRFKQSEIEEFAGKRKPLITVCYARVSTSSQRDDLERQLAFLGERFPEAELVSEVGSGLNFKRKKLRSVLERVLRGNIQKLVVAHPDRLCRFGFELVKWLCETNRCELLVLDNRQLSPEQELVSDMLSIIHCFSSRLYGLRKYRKEIGQDLRQESLQEESKHTAEQSCQDSDISL from the coding sequence ATGGATGAGTACATCACCCCAGGGGAAGCAGCCCGAATACTCGGAGTTCATCCCCAATCCCTCAGAAGATGGGAAAAAGAAGAAAAGATTACCGCGTACCGCACACCAGGAAATCAACGAAGATTTAAGCAATCAGAAATTGAAGAATTCGCCGGAAAGCGCAAACCTCTCATTACAGTCTGTTATGCAAGAGTTAGTACATCGTCACAACGAGACGACCTTGAACGACAACTTGCGTTCTTGGGCGAACGATTCCCGGAGGCTGAACTTGTTTCAGAAGTTGGAAGCGGACTCAATTTTAAGAGGAAAAAGCTGCGATCCGTTCTGGAGCGAGTTCTGCGGGGAAATATTCAAAAACTTGTCGTTGCCCACCCAGACAGACTGTGTAGATTTGGGTTTGAATTGGTTAAGTGGTTATGCGAAACAAATAGATGTGAACTCTTGGTTCTCGATAACCGCCAACTCAGTCCTGAACAGGAGCTGGTTTCAGATATGCTGTCCATCATCCACTGTTTCAGTTCACGGCTTTACGGACTTAGAAAATACAGAAAAGAAATTGGACAAGACTTACGGCAAGAATCCCTACAAGAAGAGTCAAAACACACCGCCGAACAGTCTTGTCAAGATTCCGATATTTCCCTGTAA
- a CDS encoding type II toxin-antitoxin system VapC family toxin yields the protein MIYILDTDHVSLFLQSNQAVVSRVALVAPNLAVTIITVQEAFNGWVVKINARSESENLVRLYTQLWTTQEFFKGVRILNFDTTAYNCYDRLLREYPQLNKKRLLKDLRIASIALSVNAVMVTRNQKDFSQIPDLRLEDWTH from the coding sequence ATGATTTATATACTTGATACCGACCATGTTTCACTTTTTTTGCAAAGTAATCAGGCTGTCGTCTCTAGAGTTGCTCTAGTTGCGCCTAACTTAGCAGTAACAATTATTACTGTTCAGGAAGCTTTTAATGGATGGGTTGTTAAGATTAACGCTCGTTCTGAATCTGAGAATTTAGTGAGACTTTATACACAGTTGTGGACTACCCAGGAATTTTTCAAAGGAGTTAGAATACTGAATTTTGATACGACTGCTTACAACTGCTACGATCGCTTGCTTAGGGAATACCCGCAACTCAATAAAAAAAGACTACTCAAGGATTTGCGTATAGCATCAATTGCGCTCTCTGTAAATGCTGTGATGGTAACTCGTAACCAAAAAGATTTTTCTCAAATTCCAGATTTGAGGTTGGAAGATTGGACGCATTAA
- a CDS encoding RNA-guided endonuclease InsQ/TnpB family protein, with translation MHAIWKQWLAAYRWVYNQCIQLFNAGTVLPKGTSLDQYIQFLQKRPEYEWTQCLGKTRQESVCEAESAKRQALKAWKAKPKTERGKFEMRFRSCRDKSQVIQFKNDAYKNGTWFPSKAKGLLFCSAIGYEVPQSCVYGTELVYQRGQWFACFPEVREVVATRSDKVIALDPGNRCFLTGYDGENILEIGKGDIGRITRLCLHLDSLISQKGSCKGKQNKRKRYKLSLAIERLRERIRNLVNDLHHKASSLLTSTYKLIFLPTYETSQMVLKTARKINRKSVRNMLSWATRRFAKHLEQAAKRNGVIVVRINESYTSKTCPHCGEIHRKLGGNKVFSCPKCKFTAPRDWVGAVNIMLAALQATAFQVKGTQLSIESLTQDVVVS, from the coding sequence TTGCACGCTATTTGGAAACAATGGTTAGCTGCGTATAGATGGGTGTATAACCAATGCATTCAATTATTTAATGCTGGGACTGTATTGCCTAAAGGTACTAGCCTGGATCAATATATACAATTCCTGCAAAAGCGTCCAGAATATGAATGGACACAGTGTTTAGGTAAAACTAGGCAAGAATCTGTGTGTGAAGCTGAAAGTGCAAAACGGCAAGCTTTAAAGGCGTGGAAAGCTAAACCAAAGACTGAACGCGGTAAATTTGAAATGCGATTTCGTTCTTGTCGGGATAAGTCCCAAGTCATTCAATTTAAGAATGATGCTTACAAGAATGGTACATGGTTTCCTAGTAAAGCAAAAGGATTGCTGTTTTGTTCTGCAATTGGGTACGAAGTGCCACAAAGTTGTGTCTATGGAACAGAGTTAGTTTATCAGAGAGGTCAATGGTTTGCGTGCTTTCCAGAGGTGCGAGAAGTAGTAGCGACCAGAAGCGATAAAGTGATTGCTCTTGACCCTGGTAATCGCTGTTTTTTGACTGGGTATGACGGGGAAAACATCTTAGAGATTGGCAAGGGAGATATCGGGCGCATCACTAGATTGTGCCTGCACCTTGACAGTTTAATCAGTCAAAAAGGCTCTTGCAAAGGTAAACAAAACAAACGTAAAAGATATAAGCTATCTCTAGCTATAGAACGTTTGAGAGAAAGAATTCGTAACCTAGTGAATGATTTACACCACAAAGCGTCCAGCCTGCTAACCAGTACGTATAAACTCATATTTCTCCCCACCTATGAAACCAGTCAAATGGTTTTGAAAACTGCCCGAAAGATTAATAGGAAGTCAGTCAGAAATATGCTATCTTGGGCGACCAGGCGATTTGCCAAGCACTTAGAGCAGGCTGCTAAAAGAAACGGTGTGATCGTGGTTAGGATTAACGAATCATATACCTCAAAAACCTGCCCACACTGTGGAGAAATTCACCGTAAACTAGGTGGCAACAAAGTATTTTCATGCCCTAAATGTAAGTTTACGGCTCCCAGGGATTGGGTAGGCGCAGTTAACATTATGTTGGCTGCTTTGCAGGCTACCGCCTTCCAGGTTAAGGGAACACAACTGTCTATTGAGTCCTTAACCCAGGATGTTGTAGTTTCATAA
- a CDS encoding calcium-binding protein, whose translation MGKEGVNLLNFEITSVPNFDFEYKTPPIFIPIPPSPIPLTVTFSGGATLGTSGLKFGFDTFGIEQNNPLKGLFINTEKPIFLVNPKLSAELLANAAIATAGGKITIEGNVNFFLPGKPEKFRFSEVNSFSGFNVEGGNVDLIGSAEFRIGYPPFSKEFTRELFRTKSAGGAGDDQLYGGIGNDTLNGGEGNDKLFGEDGDDILKGDAGNDELAGGADSDQLYGGIGNDTLNGGNDNDQLFGEDGDDILKGEADNDELAGGANADTLYGGAGDDKLSGDAGNDLLLGEAGNDLIDGGTEVDTVSYDNSPNGVVVNIDEVQNYHNLGGSFHSIIVSTSLIPTDTEPNFTINAGTATDGFGTTDILRNLENITGSGFNDVLIGNGLNNRILGLAGNDLFVGNAGNDYFDGGDGTDTVSYRRDPGSVKVNLEQNQATDGFSIGGYNYYGRYNYAGKDQIYNVENVVGSAFNDEIIGDAKTNVIHAGDGDDIVQARDGNDIIFGEGGKDTLSGERGDDFLVGGTDADRLNGGTGNDTASYFTSETAVAVSLTTGTGWTGDAEDDRLEAIENLEGSQFEDLLIGDSGNNILSGLGGHDLIYGEAGEDWLDGGTGRDRLYGGDGNDKLDAQAGEDLLKGEAGNDLLNGNDGNDQLYGQDGNDTLNGDAGNDYLEGGTGDDLLNGNDGNDQLYGQDGYDILNGGTGDDLLDGGLGNDALNGGDGDDQLYGQVGEDTLNGDAGNDLLDGGDGNDQLLGGEGSDRLYGQIGEDTLNGSTGDDLLDGGDGNDHLLGAEDNDRLYGQAGEDKLEGGTGNDALYGGTEADILLGQAGDDYLDGGADNDVLDGGEGNDRLYGQQGNDKLAGSAGDDYLDGGAENDKLNGDNGNDRIYGYQGYDILDGGAGSDFLDGGLDDDWLYGKEGSDRLYGQAGQDYLDGGTGDDRLEGGTGDDQLFGQQGRDYLDGGTGDDFLYGGDDSDRLLGQAGNDYLDGGTGDDQLSGNEGNDQLYGRDGYDTLDGNAGNDYLEGGNGNDQLIGSNGNDFLYGQEGSDSLNGGADNDNLYGGIGDDQLLGGDGNDLLSGQEGNDTLDGGAGDDYLEGGSGNDQLTAGLGNDKIYGQEGNDLLNGDAGNDYLEGGFGDDQLMGGDGDDQLSGQEGNDTLEGGSGNDDLQGGDNDDILQGQDGDDYLFGNDGNDQLYGGAGNNSLEGGAGNDYLTGGDGDSVLNGGTDRDTLSGGSGRDMFVLAVGAGSDTIFNFEVGSDYLGLMNSLTFEQLTIAQGTGNNASDTFITNQKSGELLATLKGIEANTLSFWDVTPLG comes from the coding sequence TTGGGCAAAGAAGGTGTCAATTTACTCAATTTCGAGATTACTAGTGTTCCCAATTTTGATTTTGAATATAAAACTCCACCAATTTTTATTCCGATTCCTCCTTCACCAATACCTCTAACTGTTACTTTTTCTGGTGGTGCCACTTTAGGAACTTCTGGGCTAAAGTTTGGGTTTGATACTTTTGGCATAGAGCAGAACAATCCACTTAAAGGATTATTTATTAATACTGAAAAACCTATTTTTCTAGTAAATCCTAAATTAAGTGCCGAACTTCTAGCAAATGCTGCTATTGCAACAGCAGGAGGGAAAATCACGATTGAGGGAAATGTTAATTTCTTCTTACCAGGAAAACCAGAAAAATTTCGTTTCTCAGAAGTTAATAGTTTCTCTGGCTTTAATGTTGAAGGTGGGAATGTTGACCTGATAGGTAGTGCAGAATTTAGAATTGGCTATCCCCCTTTCTCCAAGGAATTTACACGCGAACTTTTCCGCACTAAGTCAGCAGGTGGTGCTGGCGATGACCAACTCTACGGAGGTATAGGCAATGACACTCTCAATGGTGGTGAAGGGAATGACAAACTCTTCGGTGAAGACGGTGATGACATTCTCAAAGGCGATGCTGGCAATGACGAACTAGCAGGTGGTGCTGATAGTGACCAACTCTACGGAGGGATAGGCAATGACACTCTCAATGGCGGTAATGATAACGACCAACTCTTTGGTGAAGACGGCGATGACATTCTCAAAGGTGAGGCTGATAATGATGAGCTAGCAGGCGGTGCTAATGCTGACACTCTCTACGGTGGGGCTGGCGATGACAAACTATCTGGGGATGCTGGCAATGACTTGCTGCTAGGAGAAGCAGGTAATGACCTAATTGACGGTGGTACTGAAGTTGATACGGTTAGCTACGACAATTCACCAAATGGTGTAGTTGTTAATATTGATGAAGTACAAAACTATCACAATCTCGGCGGCTCTTTCCACTCAATCATAGTTTCTACCAGCCTCATACCTACCGATACAGAACCAAACTTTACCATTAACGCAGGCACGGCTACGGATGGTTTTGGCACTACAGATATCCTACGAAATCTGGAAAATATTACTGGTTCTGGATTTAATGACGTTTTGATTGGTAACGGTCTAAATAACCGCATTTTGGGCTTAGCCGGGAACGATCTGTTCGTTGGCAATGCGGGGAATGACTACTTTGACGGAGGTGATGGCACTGATACTGTTAGTTATCGCCGCGATCCTGGTTCAGTTAAAGTTAACTTAGAGCAAAATCAAGCTACTGATGGTTTTAGCATTGGCGGCTATAACTATTATGGCAGATACAATTATGCTGGCAAAGACCAAATATATAATGTTGAAAATGTTGTCGGCTCTGCTTTTAATGATGAAATCATCGGCGATGCCAAAACCAATGTCATCCATGCTGGTGATGGTGATGATATTGTTCAAGCCAGAGATGGCAATGACATCATTTTTGGCGAAGGAGGCAAAGATACTCTCTCCGGCGAGCGCGGTGATGATTTCTTAGTAGGGGGTACGGATGCCGATCGCCTCAATGGTGGTACAGGTAACGACACGGCTTCCTATTTCACCTCAGAAACTGCTGTAGCCGTCAGCCTCACAACTGGTACGGGTTGGACTGGAGATGCTGAAGATGATCGCCTCGAAGCTATTGAAAACTTGGAAGGTTCGCAATTTGAGGATCTGCTTATCGGCGACAGTGGAAATAATATCCTCAGTGGGTTGGGCGGTCATGACTTAATCTACGGTGAAGCAGGTGAAGATTGGCTTGATGGCGGAACAGGAAGAGATCGCCTTTACGGTGGAGATGGCAACGACAAGTTAGATGCTCAAGCAGGTGAAGACCTTCTTAAAGGTGAAGCTGGCAATGACCTCCTCAATGGCAATGACGGTAACGACCAACTCTACGGTCAAGACGGCAATGACACCTTAAATGGAGATGCTGGCAATGATTATCTCGAAGGTGGAACTGGCGATGACCTCCTCAATGGTAATGATGGCAACGACCAACTCTACGGTCAAGACGGCTACGACATCCTGAATGGAGGAACAGGTGATGACCTTCTTGATGGTGGGTTGGGCAATGACGCCCTTAATGGCGGTGACGGGGATGACCAACTTTATGGTCAAGTCGGCGAAGATACTCTTAATGGTGACGCGGGTAACGATCTCTTGGATGGAGGTGACGGTAACGACCAACTCTTAGGTGGTGAAGGTAGCGATCGCCTTTACGGTCAAATCGGTGAAGACACCTTGAATGGTAGTACTGGTGATGACCTTTTAGATGGAGGTGATGGTAATGACCATTTATTAGGCGCTGAAGACAACGATCGACTTTACGGTCAGGCTGGTGAAGACAAACTTGAAGGTGGCACAGGAAATGATGCTCTCTACGGCGGTACTGAAGCAGATATTCTTTTAGGTCAAGCTGGTGATGATTATCTGGATGGCGGAGCAGACAATGATGTACTGGATGGTGGCGAAGGTAACGATCGCCTCTACGGTCAGCAAGGAAATGATAAGCTTGCCGGTAGCGCTGGTGATGACTATCTAGATGGTGGCGCGGAAAATGACAAACTTAATGGCGATAATGGCAACGATCGTATTTACGGTTACCAGGGCTACGACATTTTAGATGGCGGCGCAGGAAGTGATTTCTTAGATGGTGGATTGGATGATGACTGGCTTTATGGAAAAGAAGGTAGCGATCGCCTTTACGGTCAAGCTGGTCAAGACTACCTTGATGGAGGTACTGGTGACGATCGGCTTGAGGGCGGTACTGGTGATGACCAACTCTTCGGACAGCAGGGACGTGACTACTTAGATGGCGGTACTGGCGATGACTTCTTGTATGGAGGTGATGATAGCGATCGACTGCTAGGACAGGCTGGCAACGACTACTTAGATGGCGGTACTGGTGATGACCAACTCTCAGGTAACGAGGGCAATGACCAACTCTATGGTCGGGATGGCTATGACACCCTGGATGGCAATGCTGGTAATGATTACCTTGAAGGTGGAAACGGCAACGATCAATTGATTGGAAGCAACGGTAATGATTTCCTCTACGGTCAGGAAGGTAGCGACTCCCTTAATGGCGGTGCGGACAATGACAATCTCTATGGTGGCATTGGTGATGACCAGCTCTTGGGAGGCGATGGTAACGATCTTCTTTCCGGTCAAGAAGGTAATGACACGCTTGATGGCGGTGCGGGTGATGACTATCTCGAAGGAGGTTCTGGCAATGACCAACTGACTGCTGGATTAGGCAATGACAAGATCTACGGTCAGGAAGGCAATGACCTCCTGAATGGTGATGCTGGTAATGACTACTTGGAAGGCGGATTTGGCGATGACCAACTCATGGGCGGCGACGGTGACGACCAACTCTCAGGTCAGGAAGGTAACGACACGCTAGAAGGAGGTAGTGGTAATGACGATCTTCAGGGTGGTGACAATGACGACATTTTGCAAGGTCAGGATGGTGACGATTACCTCTTTGGTAATGACGGTAACGACCAGCTATACGGCGGTGCTGGTAACAATTCTCTAGAGGGTGGTGCTGGTAACGACTATCTCACAGGTGGCGACGGTGACAGTGTTCTGAATGGTGGAACCGATCGAGACACATTATCCGGTGGTAGCGGTCGCGATATGTTTGTACTCGCTGTTGGTGCAGGAAGCGACACCATTTTCAACTTTGAAGTCGGTAGCGACTACTTGGGATTGATGAATAGTCTAACTTTTGAACAACTCACCATTGCACAAGGTACTGGCAATAATGCTAGCGATACATTCATCACTAATCAGAAGAGTGGTGAACTCTTAGCCACACTTAAGGGGATAGAAGCTAACACCCTTAGTTTCTGGGACGTTACCCCTCTAGGATAG
- a CDS encoding D-Ala-D-Ala carboxypeptidase family metallohydrolase, whose product MGITIDKPQKNAELELEDTILFEGTSDPNILQVELWTDDRWLLGKTSANNGKWSLSYSFNSGGTRQIVAKGFDTNNQLIASDNNWLFLKALTKVNFDMNLSKNFKLWEFVKSTTADLRGIDNTPTSGEIQNLKRLCQQILQPARDALGPLKINSGFRSEELNRVVGGVSNSDHRQGFAADVIPVNVGTKQLAKWVNDNCEFDQIILEFGTLDNPSWIHLSAEPRNRKQVLRATSEGGSTVYTNIQI is encoded by the coding sequence ATGGGAATTACAATTGATAAGCCTCAAAAGAATGCAGAGTTAGAACTGGAAGATACAATTCTTTTTGAAGGTACAAGTGATCCGAATATTCTTCAAGTAGAATTATGGACTGATGACCGTTGGTTATTAGGTAAAACTTCAGCAAATAATGGCAAATGGTCACTTTCATATAGTTTCAACAGTGGTGGTACTCGGCAAATTGTTGCCAAGGGATTTGATACTAATAATCAGTTAATTGCTAGTGACAACAATTGGTTGTTTTTAAAAGCTTTAACCAAAGTTAATTTTGACATGAATTTGAGCAAAAATTTTAAACTTTGGGAATTTGTCAAATCTACGACAGCTGATTTGCGGGGAATTGATAACACACCAACATCTGGAGAAATCCAAAATCTAAAAAGACTCTGCCAGCAAATCTTACAACCTGCACGAGATGCCTTGGGACCATTAAAAATTAACTCTGGTTTTCGTTCAGAAGAACTTAACAGGGTCGTAGGAGGTGTTAGCAATAGTGACCATCGTCAAGGCTTTGCTGCTGATGTCATTCCAGTAAACGTAGGAACAAAACAATTGGCAAAATGGGTAAATGATAATTGTGAGTTCGACCAAATTATTTTAGAATTTGGTACTTTAGACAATCCGAGTTGGATTCATCTTAGCGCTGAACCAAGAAATCGCAAGCAGGTTCTCAGAGCTACCTCTGAAGGTGGAAGCACTGTCTATACTAACATTCAAATTTAA
- a CDS encoding WD40 repeat domain-containing protein translates to MPLKPGYAAGNILNILCEINADLSHLDCSHLAIWQVYLADATLHNVNFARSQFVKSVFKQTFGAVLCLAFSPDGEVLASSDAKGEINLWRVADEQCLLTMRGHTNWVRRIAFSPDGCSIASTSTDGTIRIWDVRDGRCLQIIREYSCISYSVCFSSDGKLLASSSEDCKVRIWDVENRKCLQVMEGHAHWALSASFSPDGKLLASGSSDKTIRIWNVRDGKCVRAIAGHEGWVVPVSFSPDGRQIASGSFDSTVRIWNVDNGKCLTILQGHTKWVWSVAWSPDGQQIASAGIDQIIRFWEAKSGKCLHAIPGHTSQIWSVAFHPDGTKVASSGDDQTIRFWDARNGKCLGFMGGHTNWVRSVAFSADGQTLISAHKDCSVRIWDVSSRNCLYTLNKHKDSVLTVAFATNCQIFASGSTDKTVKIWNLLHHSCLHTLTGLVIS, encoded by the coding sequence ATGCCTTTAAAACCTGGATATGCAGCAGGTAACATCCTCAATATATTATGCGAAATCAATGCTGACTTGAGCCATCTTGATTGTTCGCATCTAGCGATTTGGCAGGTATATTTAGCAGATGCAACTCTACATAACGTCAATTTCGCCCGATCGCAGTTTGTTAAATCTGTCTTCAAACAAACCTTTGGTGCTGTTTTATGCTTGGCATTTAGTCCGGACGGTGAAGTACTTGCAAGCAGCGATGCTAAAGGCGAGATTAATCTGTGGCGAGTTGCAGATGAACAATGCCTTTTAACAATGCGCGGACACACTAACTGGGTACGACGAATCGCTTTTAGCCCTGACGGTTGCAGCATAGCAAGTACCAGCACGGATGGCACTATTAGAATTTGGGATGTACGGGATGGCAGATGCTTGCAAATTATTCGGGAATATTCTTGTATCTCGTATTCAGTCTGTTTTAGTTCAGATGGCAAGTTGCTTGCTAGCAGTAGCGAGGATTGTAAGGTTCGGATTTGGGATGTGGAAAATCGCAAGTGCTTGCAAGTCATGGAGGGACACGCTCATTGGGCTTTGTCTGCAAGTTTTAGTCCAGATGGCAAGTTACTTGCTAGCGGTAGCAGTGACAAAACGATTCGGATTTGGAATGTACGGGATGGCAAATGTGTAAGAGCGATCGCAGGACATGAAGGTTGGGTAGTTCCTGTCAGCTTTAGCCCAGATGGTCGGCAAATTGCTAGTGGTAGTTTTGACTCCACCGTAAGGATTTGGAACGTTGATAATGGCAAATGCTTGACTATTTTACAAGGACATACTAAATGGGTGTGGTCTGTAGCATGGAGTCCTGATGGACAACAAATTGCCAGTGCTGGGATAGACCAAATAATCCGATTTTGGGAAGCAAAAAGTGGCAAGTGTCTCCACGCTATTCCAGGACATACATCACAAATTTGGTCTGTGGCGTTTCATCCTGATGGTACAAAAGTTGCAAGTTCCGGTGATGACCAAACAATTCGATTTTGGGATGCACGCAATGGCAAATGTTTGGGTTTTATGGGCGGACACACCAACTGGGTTAGATCTGTGGCATTTAGCGCGGACGGTCAAACACTGATTAGCGCTCATAAAGATTGTAGTGTGAGGATTTGGGATGTTAGCAGCCGTAACTGTTTGTATACTTTGAACAAACATAAAGATTCAGTACTGACCGTAGCGTTTGCAACCAATTGCCAAATCTTTGCTAGTGGTAGCACGGACAAAACTGTGAAAATTTGGAATTTATTACATCATAGTTGTCTGCACACCCTTACAGGACTTGTAATTAGTTAG
- a CDS encoding IS607 family transposase, producing MNHVTPKEAAKILGVSISSLRRWENEGKLKAIRTPGGQRRFVLDEIQEAAGMPRATRTVCYGRVSTHSQQDDLQRQLEHLRARYPEAEIISEVGSGLNFRRKKFLTILERIIDSDIQRLVVAHPDRLVRFGYELVKWLCQKFECELLVLNDRKLSPEQELVQDMLSIIHCFSSRLYGLRKYKSQLKEELQKEGTAQEIDKASAQQCVKNQAVS from the coding sequence ATGAATCATGTCACCCCCAAAGAAGCCGCGAAAATCCTTGGAGTCAGCATCTCCAGCCTTAGAAGATGGGAAAACGAAGGCAAGCTCAAAGCCATCCGTACCCCAGGTGGGCAAAGAAGGTTTGTGCTCGACGAAATCCAGGAAGCCGCAGGGATGCCCAGGGCAACTAGAACTGTTTGCTACGGACGAGTTTCGACTCATTCCCAGCAAGACGATTTGCAACGCCAACTTGAGCATCTACGTGCAAGATATCCAGAAGCAGAAATCATTTCAGAGGTTGGAAGCGGACTTAATTTTAGAAGGAAAAAATTCCTTACTATTTTGGAACGAATCATCGACAGCGATATCCAACGTCTTGTCGTTGCCCACCCTGACAGACTTGTCCGATTTGGATACGAATTGGTTAAATGGTTATGCCAAAAATTTGAGTGCGAACTCTTGGTTCTCAATGACCGCAAGTTGTCTCCAGAACAAGAACTCGTTCAAGATATGCTGTCCATCATCCACTGCTTTTCTAGCAGGTTGTACGGACTTAGAAAATACAAATCCCAACTCAAAGAAGAGTTACAAAAAGAAGGCACGGCACAAGAAATCGACAAAGCCTCAGCCCAACAGTGTGTTAAAAATCAGGCTGTATCCTAG
- a CDS encoding substrate binding domain-containing protein produces the protein MAQYPEIQIDLRLSDRFVDLVAEGIDIAIRLGDLKDSSLIRRYLGQTRFVLCASPAYLKAYSTPSTPHDLVHHNCLRYVFDGQPVPWDFLIDKTWQTVSVSGTFNSDNGGALKNAAIAGLGITRLLSFQVQEEVQQKQLELLFPEQLPPGLVVQAVFTHQRNLSPRVRIFLEFLTTYCTKVLV, from the coding sequence ATAGCCCAATATCCGGAAATTCAGATTGATTTGCGACTGAGTGATCGCTTCGTCGATCTCGTTGCAGAGGGAATTGATATAGCAATTCGGTTGGGAGATCTCAAAGACTCTAGTTTGATTCGCAGGTATTTAGGGCAGACCCGATTTGTGCTTTGTGCTTCGCCCGCCTATCTAAAGGCTTATAGTACCCCGAGCACACCGCACGATTTAGTGCATCACAATTGCCTGCGATATGTCTTTGATGGACAGCCCGTTCCTTGGGACTTCCTTATTGACAAAACTTGGCAAACTGTTTCGGTGAGTGGCACATTCAATTCTGATAACGGGGGTGCATTGAAAAATGCAGCGATTGCAGGGTTGGGAATCACGAGGTTATTGAGTTTTCAGGTACAAGAAGAAGTTCAACAAAAGCAATTAGAGCTACTCTTTCCAGAGCAATTACCCCCAGGCTTGGTGGTTCAGGCAGTGTTTACTCATCAGCGCAATCTATCTCCACGAGTCCGGATTTTCCTGGAATTTTTGACAACTTACTGCACCAAAGTTTTAGTGTAA